The genomic interval ACAAAGTCAAATGAGAAAAAATTTTCTTTATAGTTAAGTTTAATTTCTGCGTTTGCCGCCAGCAGACTGTCAAGATTCAGAGGCTTTTCAAATTTCTTAAAAGAAGTAAGCTGGATTTGAGGATTGTGTATGTTATCCTGAATACTTTCCGGATCGAAACTTACTACGCCGCTGTTGCCGCCGAAAAATAATTCTCCTTTATTGCTTTTGTGATAGGCCCCTGAATTAAATTCATTATTAGGTAAGCCATCAGTTACATCAAAATTCTTAAAAGTTTCTGTTTCAGGATTAAATCTGGACAAACCCAGGTTTGAACTCATCCATATGCAGCCTTTGGCATCGGTTACCATGCCATAGATGAAGTTATTGGATAAGCCATTTTTTTCATTATAATGAATAAATTTTTCCTTACCGTTTTCGACAATCATTTTATTGATCCCCTGATCCGTGCTTAGCCAGAGAACTCCCTTTTCATCCAGTAAAATCGACCATACCATATTGCTATTCAGGCTATGTGGGTCATCTTTTTGGTGAAGATATTGCTTGAAAGTGCCTTGTTTAGCATCAAATTTATACAAGCCAAATAATGTTCCTATCCACAAATTATGGTTTTGATCTTGATTAATACAGGTGATAAACATTGACCTGTAATTGTGAGAATCATTGAAATTGTGGTTATAACTTTTTGTTTCACCGGTAACTCGGTCATACTGTTTTAAATCTAAACCTGTGCCTATCCAGAAGTTTCCTTCTTGGTCTTCGAACATCGTTACAATTTTATTTTCCAGGTATTTTTTTCCATGGTCGTCGAAGTAAATTCTGGTAAAACTTTCTTTGGCAGGATCAAATTTATTTAGGCCGAAATGGGTTCCTATCCAGATCGTGCCATGTTTATCCTCATAAATCTGCTGAATCAGATCATCGCTAAGGGAACGTACATTATTGGGATTGTAGTAATAGCGGCTGGTTTGGTTAGTCTGGCGGTTAATCCGGTAAACGCCATTCTGGGTACCAATCCATAAATGGTCAGTTTTATCCGTAAAAATAGCAAAGGTAGAATTAGAAGCAGATGACTTATCCTGGCCAGTGATCCGGTTCCAGAGCACGAATTTATTTTTAGAGCGGCTATACGTTTGTACACCTGCTCCTCTGGTGCCAATCCAAACGACATCCTCATTTGCGTCTGAACTTTCGTACAACGAATAGATCATATCGCTTTTCAGTCCTTTGTTAGCAAAAAAATCGTCTTTATAATGCAGAATCTCAGCTACCGTTTCTTTGTCTTTCAGAATGAGTTTACAAATTCCACTGGCCTGCGTACCTACCCAGATATGCCCCTTCTGATCTACCAGTAGGGCTTCAATTACATTATCGCTCAGGCTCATATGATTATCTGGCTCATGATAATAGTATTCTACACTGCCTGCTTTTACATCAAGTCTGTTTAATCCTTTGCTTGTTGCCACCCATAGATTCCCATAATGATCGTCTGCAATACCAGTTACAGAAGGATAAGAAATATCGAATATAGGATTATCATCATTATAGGCATGTGTGAATAAGATTTTCTGATCCTGAGGTTGTTTATCTGACTCTTTAATAGTGAGTAGATTTAATCCTTTGGCTGTGCCTACCCAGATACTGCCTGTTTTGTCTTCAAAAATGGTATTGATCCAGTTATGGCTCAGGCTATGAATCTGAGTAGAATCATTAATATAGCTATAGGTTTTGTATTCATTTTTTTTGCCAGCGGGTATCAGCCTTTTTAAACCCTGACTTGTACCGACCCAGATAGTATTAAAGCGGTCTTCATAAATGCTTGTAACAGAAATAGGACTGGTTTCCAGGCTGTTTTTTCTCAGAATATGATTAAGCCGGATAAAGGTATGGGTTGTTTTATCAAGCTTATTCAATCCATCAAAGGTTCCTACCCACAAATCACCAGCTTTGTCTTCATATAAAGTGTTAATATGATTATGGGATAAGGTTGTAGTATCAAATGGATCATGTTTGTAATGGATGAAATTATATCCATTATACTTATTTAAGCCATCTACCGTACCAAACCACATAAATCCCTGGCTGTCTTTCAGAATGGAATATACTTCACTTTGGGAAAGTCCGTCTTCTACAGAAATGTGATCAAAATTAGCCGTATTATCTTGTGCCTGCACGGTAACTAGTGTTCCATATATGAGTATACCTGTAAAAAAGAATAAGAGCTTTTGATAACGATAGAAATACATTGCACCAGCCATTGAAAGTAAAAGAATCAAACCTAAAGTGTATTCTATATCAATATTATCAAATTTTTACCAAAAAAGGAAGTATATCAGGCCATTATGCTGGTAACGCAAAATCCCATATATAATGGAGGGAAGCGTATAAAACAGAAAACCCGCAGCTCTTTGCAAAGCTGCGGGCATATTATAACCTGTTTAACACTTAATTAGTCGAAAATTTGAATCCGATACCGGAAGAGTTTTTGGTATCTGGCTTAAACTCATTTACATCCTCCACAGAAAGGGTCTGAATGATCTGCTCTGTACGCTCAGATTTGTCAATAGAAGCCATGCGTAAGTGCTGCTTTTTCACTGCTGACTGTATGATCTTGCGGACTGTACGGGCATTGCCAAAGAATTTATCCCGGCTGGCGTAAATGGTATCTAAGTATGCTTTTAAATGCTTATCTGCCGCTTCATCAGCCACTAAATGCTCTTTCTTTAGCATTTGAATCGCTACTTCATGCAATTCTTCTGCGGTATAATCGTCAAAATGCAGAGATTTATCGAACCTGGACTTTAATCCGGGATTAGCTTCCAGGAAGTGATGCATATTGGTTGGATACCCGGCTGTAATGACAATGAATTCACCTCTGCGGTCTTCCATTTGTTTGAGCAGGGTTTCGATCGCTTCTTTGCCAAAATCATTATCACTTCCGCTAGTTAACGAGTAAGCTTCATCAATAAACAGCACTCCGCCCAAAGCTTTATCAATCATAGCCTGTGTTTTAATGGCAGTCTGGCCAACATAACCTGCTACCAAAGATTGCCTGTCGCATTCTACCAGGTGACCTCTTTCCAGTATCCCCAATGCTTTAAATATTTTAGCCATGATCCGGGCAACAGTTGTTTTGCCAGTTCCGGGATTGCCGGTAAATACTGTGTGCAGCGAAAATTTATGAATTACATCTTTACCTGATTCATTATAGAACTTAACCAGTTTCACAAGCTCATGCAGGTCATTCTTCACCGTGGAAAGGCCAACTAATTCATTGAGTTCATCTAAAGCTTCCTGTAATTGTTTCTCATCTACCTTGATGTCCGGATTTTCTCTGGAAGTAGATTTAAACATTTGTTTTACGTCTGCAAGTTCTACCACCCGTAATTGTTCCTGCGTCAGAGAGGTGAGATCGGAGGAGCGGATCACCCGTAAACCCATATTCATTTTTGCTTCTTCTACCCATGAATTCACCAGACG from Rhodocytophaga rosea carries:
- a CDS encoding ligand-binding sensor domain-containing protein, with translation MAGAMYFYRYQKLLFFFTGILIYGTLVTVQAQDNTANFDHISVEDGLSQSEVYSILKDSQGFMWFGTVDGLNKYNGYNFIHYKHDPFDTTTLSHNHINTLYEDKAGDLWVGTFDGLNKLDKTTHTFIRLNHILRKNSLETSPISVTSIYEDRFNTIWVGTSQGLKRLIPAGKKNEYKTYSYINDSTQIHSLSHNWINTIFEDKTGSIWVGTAKGLNLLTIKESDKQPQDQKILFTHAYNDDNPIFDISYPSVTGIADDHYGNLWVATSKGLNRLDVKAGSVEYYYHEPDNHMSLSDNVIEALLVDQKGHIWVGTQASGICKLILKDKETVAEILHYKDDFFANKGLKSDMIYSLYESSDANEDVVWIGTRGAGVQTYSRSKNKFVLWNRITGQDKSSASNSTFAIFTDKTDHLWIGTQNGVYRINRQTNQTSRYYYNPNNVRSLSDDLIQQIYEDKHGTIWIGTHFGLNKFDPAKESFTRIYFDDHGKKYLENKIVTMFEDQEGNFWIGTGLDLKQYDRVTGETKSYNHNFNDSHNYRSMFITCINQDQNHNLWIGTLFGLYKFDAKQGTFKQYLHQKDDPHSLNSNMVWSILLDEKGVLWLSTDQGINKMIVENGKEKFIHYNEKNGLSNNFIYGMVTDAKGCIWMSSNLGLSRFNPETETFKNFDVTDGLPNNEFNSGAYHKSNKGELFFGGNSGVVSFDPESIQDNIHNPQIQLTSFKKFEKPLNLDSLLAANAEIKLNYKENFFSFDFVALDYTNPRKNQYAFKLDGLHDEWLYIGNRRFASFTNLSPGTYTFRVKGSNSDGIWNEKQEATVKIVILPPFWRTYWFYIITIAILVVAFKLFYDYRVKRKVYRLMEMEKVKLAENERVRKLAAEDLHDEFGNRLTRISLLTELIKARLNGHGAEVSDLLTKISDNSNQLYQGTKDFIWSINPDNDSLYEVAIRLKDFGDDLFDKTSTTFNASGINHALKPIMLPMGDSRHLILLFKEAMSNILKHAKSTQVLLCFEVNEDQVSIILTDNGVGFEKEREKAGNGLMNMNSRAKKLSGSLDICSSKAEGTKIRFSLLIPQTV